A single genomic interval of Pueribacillus theae harbors:
- a CDS encoding enoyl-CoA hydratase/isomerase family protein, whose translation MGVLQITTENGVRVIKLNRPERLNAINDELSSKLELAIEDASKDDEVRVIILTGSGKGFSSGLDLSEFSKRDPATMTRAMKVDNLGWVGRLALGIVHNDKPVIAAINGIAAGAGFALTLGCDFRFMSESARVTAGYIRRGLNPDAGMTYFLPRLIGPTKANELILTGRDVYAEEAERIGLVNAVYPDEEFHGRVMDFAKGIAEGPPIAMTFSKRLLAASQDSNLETLLKQELSSIRVCFGTEDVKEGIKAFAEKRKPIFKGR comes from the coding sequence ATGGGAGTCCTTCAAATTACGACGGAAAATGGCGTGAGAGTAATTAAGCTGAATCGCCCTGAAAGGCTTAATGCCATTAATGATGAACTAAGCAGCAAGCTTGAACTGGCAATTGAAGACGCTTCAAAGGATGATGAGGTAAGAGTGATCATCCTCACCGGAAGCGGGAAAGGCTTTTCATCTGGGCTCGATTTATCAGAGTTTTCCAAAAGGGATCCAGCTACGATGACTCGGGCGATGAAGGTTGATAATTTAGGCTGGGTTGGGAGACTCGCATTGGGAATCGTCCATAACGACAAGCCTGTTATTGCCGCAATTAATGGTATTGCTGCAGGAGCAGGATTTGCCTTAACGCTCGGCTGTGACTTTCGGTTTATGTCTGAATCTGCACGGGTAACTGCAGGGTACATACGGAGAGGATTAAACCCTGATGCGGGCATGACTTACTTTTTGCCGCGGCTTATCGGGCCAACAAAAGCGAATGAATTAATTTTAACAGGAAGAGATGTTTATGCGGAGGAAGCAGAACGAATCGGACTTGTGAATGCTGTATATCCTGATGAAGAATTTCATGGGCGTGTGATGGATTTCGCAAAAGGAATTGCGGAAGGCCCGCCGATTGCGATGACTTTCTCTAAACGCCTCCTTGCAGCAAGCCAAGATTCCAACCTTGAGACATTATTAAAGCAAGAGTTGTCTTCAATAAGAGTATGCTTCGGAACAGAAGACGTAAAAGAGGGCATAAAAGCCTTTGCAGAAAAGAGAAAACCTATATTTAAAGGGCGATAA
- a CDS encoding efflux RND transporter permease subunit encodes MKGLVNFVIKNKLAVWLLTIIIVFSGLYSGTRMKTEMIPDISVPYLMVTDVYPGATPEQVMEDVSIPIEKAIENLKNVKAVYSNSYSNVASIQVEYEYGIDMGEANRELKSALDSVSLPEGTEEPDVSAISMDMMPVVALSVSSTTEDVVELTSTVQDILLPKIEKLDGVASATITGQHIEEVDLVYDKEKMAALDLTEESVKEIIQASNLAVSLGLYEFEEGEQAVAVDGKFMTLDELENMLIPVTPSETNPSPFVKLKDIAKVELVGKVESVSRTNGKDAIAIQVVKGQEANTVEVVNRVKKLIKEEQKKIDGLVIDVSLDQGEPIEDSVTTMIEKALFGGLIAILIILLFLRDFKSTMISIISIPVSILMALLLLHWMDITLNIMTLGAITVAIGRVIDDSIVVVENIYRRLHLEGEKLSGRALIREATIEMFRPICSSTIVTVAVFAPLIFVGGLVGELFLPFALTMTFALGASLLVAITIVPALSHFLFRKKLYGEKGKSRHKGVGKLANWYKGGLNWTLNHKIITSLFTIALLVGSLMLTPLIGFSFLGSEEEKVMYLTYTPATGELDEDTLENVEEVEQELLKRDDIDILQVSITDSGDPTALMMGGGTNGALMYVIFDPDMKNFPEVRKEIEDYVLTIDQSGEWKSQDFSSMSFSSNEISYTFYSEDLDKLNEAVKKVEDVMKENGQLEDVSSNMEDAYVEYTFNVKQDELLKYGLTAGQIVGMLKPQTTKEVLTTIEKDGDSIDVIVQQKQTEQPKSIDDMLKTEVPTALNTTMPLSELVTVEKGTTLNTLARSKGEYYATVSGTITDKDISKATSEVEQAIDKLDLPKGVFVDVAGVAADMEETFTQLGMSMLAAIAIVYFVLVVTFGEGVAPFSILFSLPFAVIGSFVGLFLAGETISVTVMMGLLMLIGIIVTNAIVLVDRIVRMERGGMGMRDAILEAGATRLRPILMTAIATIGALIPLAAGAEGGGGLISKDLAITVIGGLASSTLLTLFIVPIVYEILSKMFKKNRKEIEEN; translated from the coding sequence GTGAAGGGCTTAGTTAACTTTGTAATAAAAAATAAGTTAGCCGTTTGGTTACTTACCATTATTATTGTTTTTTCCGGTTTGTATTCAGGAACGCGCATGAAGACGGAGATGATTCCAGATATTTCAGTACCATACTTAATGGTGACAGATGTTTATCCTGGTGCAACTCCTGAACAGGTTATGGAAGATGTCTCTATTCCTATAGAGAAAGCGATAGAAAATTTAAAAAATGTGAAGGCTGTTTATTCCAATTCTTATTCTAATGTTGCTAGTATTCAAGTGGAATATGAGTATGGGATCGATATGGGTGAAGCGAATCGAGAGCTGAAATCAGCATTAGATTCTGTATCTTTACCGGAAGGAACAGAAGAGCCGGATGTTTCGGCAATTAGCATGGATATGATGCCAGTTGTGGCTCTTAGCGTAAGTAGCACAACCGAGGATGTTGTAGAATTAACGTCAACAGTCCAAGATATTTTACTGCCAAAAATTGAAAAGCTCGATGGTGTTGCTTCAGCAACGATTACAGGGCAACACATTGAGGAAGTAGATCTTGTCTATGATAAAGAAAAGATGGCAGCACTGGACTTAACAGAAGAATCCGTGAAAGAAATCATTCAAGCTAGTAATTTAGCGGTTTCATTAGGGCTTTATGAGTTTGAAGAAGGGGAACAAGCTGTTGCAGTTGATGGCAAATTTATGACATTGGATGAGCTGGAAAACATGTTGATTCCTGTCACACCTTCAGAAACGAATCCATCCCCTTTTGTAAAGCTAAAAGATATCGCCAAAGTTGAACTGGTTGGCAAAGTTGAATCTGTTTCCCGCACAAATGGAAAAGATGCCATTGCCATTCAAGTTGTGAAAGGGCAAGAAGCAAATACGGTAGAAGTTGTCAACCGTGTGAAGAAGCTAATTAAAGAAGAGCAGAAAAAAATTGATGGCCTTGTCATTGATGTGTCCCTTGACCAAGGGGAGCCGATCGAAGATTCCGTCACGACAATGATTGAGAAAGCATTGTTCGGTGGTTTGATCGCTATTTTAATCATTCTGCTTTTCTTGCGTGATTTCAAATCTACGATGATATCCATCATATCCATCCCTGTTTCCATCTTAATGGCTCTGTTGCTATTACATTGGATGGATATCACACTAAATATTATGACTTTAGGGGCAATTACGGTAGCTATTGGACGAGTCATTGACGACTCAATTGTCGTTGTTGAGAACATTTATCGACGTCTCCATCTGGAAGGCGAAAAATTATCCGGACGTGCGCTCATTCGTGAAGCAACGATCGAGATGTTTCGGCCAATCTGTTCATCTACCATTGTAACAGTAGCGGTTTTTGCGCCACTCATTTTTGTCGGTGGGTTAGTAGGAGAGTTATTTCTTCCATTCGCATTAACGATGACTTTTGCCTTGGGCGCATCATTACTTGTTGCCATTACGATTGTTCCGGCACTCTCACACTTTTTATTTAGAAAAAAATTGTATGGTGAAAAAGGAAAAAGCAGGCATAAAGGGGTCGGGAAACTAGCAAATTGGTATAAAGGCGGTCTTAACTGGACATTAAACCATAAGATAATAACCTCGCTATTCACGATTGCTTTACTCGTCGGAAGTTTGATGTTAACTCCATTAATCGGTTTTAGTTTTTTAGGCAGTGAAGAAGAAAAAGTAATGTATTTAACTTATACTCCTGCTACAGGTGAGCTAGATGAAGATACTTTAGAAAATGTGGAAGAAGTCGAACAGGAGTTATTAAAACGGGATGATATTGATATTCTTCAAGTTTCGATAACGGATAGTGGTGATCCTACTGCCTTAATGATGGGTGGTGGCACAAATGGGGCACTTATGTATGTCATTTTTGATCCAGATATGAAGAATTTCCCTGAAGTGCGTAAGGAAATTGAAGATTATGTTCTTACTATCGACCAATCAGGCGAATGGAAGAGCCAAGATTTTTCTTCGATGTCCTTTTCATCGAATGAAATTAGTTACACTTTCTATAGTGAAGATTTAGATAAATTAAATGAAGCGGTTAAAAAAGTTGAAGATGTTATGAAGGAAAATGGCCAACTAGAGGATGTTTCCTCCAATATGGAAGATGCTTATGTTGAATATACATTTAACGTCAAACAAGATGAGTTATTAAAATATGGCTTAACAGCAGGTCAAATTGTAGGAATGTTAAAGCCGCAAACAACAAAAGAAGTGTTGACAACAATAGAAAAGGACGGCGACTCAATAGATGTCATTGTTCAACAAAAGCAAACCGAACAGCCAAAATCGATTGATGACATGTTAAAGACGGAAGTACCAACAGCATTAAATACAACAATGCCGCTTTCTGAGCTGGTAACTGTTGAGAAAGGTACGACGCTTAATACGTTAGCGCGCAGTAAAGGCGAATATTATGCAACGGTTTCCGGAACGATTACCGATAAAGATATTTCAAAAGCAACTTCTGAAGTAGAACAAGCGATTGATAAGTTAGATTTACCAAAAGGTGTTTTCGTTGATGTTGCTGGTGTTGCTGCCGATATGGAGGAAACCTTCACACAATTAGGTATGTCCATGCTTGCTGCGATTGCGATCGTCTATTTTGTTCTTGTTGTCACATTTGGTGAAGGTGTCGCGCCGTTTTCGATTCTGTTTTCATTGCCATTTGCGGTCATTGGTTCATTTGTTGGCTTGTTTCTCGCCGGTGAAACCATTTCCGTTACCGTAATGATGGGTTTATTAATGCTCATTGGCATCATTGTAACAAATGCGATTGTACTGGTAGACCGAATTGTCCGGATGGAACGCGGAGGTATGGGAATGCGCGATGCAATCTTAGAAGCGGGTGCTACCCGTCTACGTCCCATTTTGATGACAGCCATCGCAACGATTGGCGCATTAATTCCGCTTGCTGCAGGTGCTGAAGGTGGCGGAGGATTAATTTCGAAAGACCTTGCGATTACGGTCATTGGCGGTTTAGCAAGTTCAACCTTGTTAACATTATTCATTGTACCGATTGTTTATGAAATTCTATCAAAAATGTTTAAGAAAAACCGGAAGGAAATAGAGGAGAACTAA
- a CDS encoding TetR/AcrR family transcriptional regulator → MVKKQLIMEKALELFANQGFRATSVQQITEHCGISKGAFYLSFKSKDELILALIDRFMMKAIANFDHIVKNTNKNQLLYEFYRASYNNFHQHADFAKIFIKETQTFNEELISKIRYYDQLLEKCILTMIERLYGKNVKKSKFDLLYCIKSFLNMYGELLLFSNNIKLDIDLLSKSLVEKTNLLAKNITIPFITEQQFQLMKYKSGLEEITKEDIIEMIEQKTEEIEESIEKESLILLKRNLHDPNLAPAIVKGLIENLRNHPDCEWIAYLLRNYYRL, encoded by the coding sequence ATGGTAAAAAAACAGTTGATTATGGAAAAGGCATTGGAACTTTTTGCAAACCAAGGCTTTAGGGCAACTTCTGTTCAACAGATCACTGAACATTGCGGGATTTCTAAAGGCGCCTTCTATCTATCTTTTAAATCGAAAGATGAACTAATTTTAGCATTAATCGATCGTTTCATGATGAAAGCAATTGCCAACTTTGACCATATAGTCAAAAACACAAACAAAAATCAACTTTTATATGAATTTTACCGGGCATCCTATAATAATTTTCATCAGCACGCTGATTTCGCCAAAATTTTCATTAAAGAGACACAAACTTTTAATGAAGAGCTTATTAGCAAAATACGTTACTATGACCAGTTATTAGAGAAGTGCATTTTAACGATGATTGAACGTTTGTATGGGAAAAACGTTAAAAAATCTAAGTTTGACTTGCTCTATTGCATTAAAAGCTTTTTGAATATGTATGGGGAATTACTATTATTCAGCAATAACATCAAATTGGATATTGACTTACTCTCAAAATCACTTGTGGAAAAAACCAATTTATTAGCAAAAAATATTACCATTCCATTTATTACAGAACAACAATTTCAATTGATGAAATATAAAAGTGGTCTTGAAGAAATAACGAAAGAGGACATCATTGAAATGATTGAACAAAAAACGGAGGAAATCGAAGAATCGATCGAAAAGGAATCACTCATTCTTCTCAAACGAAACTTACACGACCCAAATTTGGCTCCTGCCATTGTAAAAGGCCTAATAGAAAACCTGCGCAATCATCCAGATTGCGAATGGATCGCTTATTTGCTGCGAAATTATTATCGCTTATAA
- a CDS encoding ABC transporter substrate-binding protein: MKGILRVGLAILAVSVILLIINAQLNKGHIGSGKGSITVYNWGEYIDPDLLKQFEKETGIKVIYETFDSNEAMMAKIEQGGTSYDISVPSEYMVEIMGEKDLLLPIDYSKIPNIKNIAPYFLNLPFDPENKYSIPYFWGTLGVAFNPKLLDGQTFESWDNLWDPSLNQQIILVDSAREAIGMGLNSLGYSLNSTDLDQLHEAAKKLEKLSPNVKAIVGDEVTQLMVNNEAAVALTWSGQAADMMDENEDIDYIVPKEGSNLWFDNMVIPRTATNIEGAHEFINFMLDAEIAAQNADYVGYSTPNVAAMDLMDPEVTGDERFYPDEETREHLEVYKNLGLEMLGHYNDLFLEFKMKK; this comes from the coding sequence ATGAAAGGCATTTTACGCGTGGGCCTTGCCATTCTAGCTGTTTCAGTTATTTTGCTAATCATTAACGCACAGTTAAACAAAGGGCACATCGGATCAGGAAAAGGCTCGATTACTGTTTACAACTGGGGAGAATACATTGATCCGGATTTGCTCAAACAATTTGAAAAGGAAACCGGCATTAAAGTTATCTATGAAACATTTGACTCGAACGAAGCGATGATGGCAAAAATCGAGCAAGGCGGAACATCTTATGATATATCCGTTCCATCAGAATATATGGTTGAAATAATGGGGGAGAAAGATCTGCTATTGCCGATTGACTACAGCAAGATTCCAAACATTAAAAATATCGCCCCTTATTTCCTCAATTTGCCTTTTGATCCGGAAAATAAATATTCTATTCCTTACTTTTGGGGAACGCTTGGGGTTGCTTTTAATCCGAAATTGCTTGACGGGCAAACGTTCGAAAGCTGGGACAATTTATGGGATCCATCCCTTAACCAACAAATTATTCTTGTTGACAGCGCACGGGAAGCGATCGGTATGGGATTGAATTCACTTGGCTATTCATTAAATTCAACCGATTTGGATCAATTGCACGAAGCGGCAAAAAAGTTGGAAAAACTTAGCCCGAACGTGAAGGCAATCGTTGGAGATGAAGTGACGCAACTTATGGTGAATAACGAAGCGGCGGTAGCGCTTACGTGGTCGGGCCAAGCGGCTGATATGATGGATGAAAATGAAGACATTGATTACATTGTGCCGAAGGAAGGCTCGAACCTATGGTTTGACAACATGGTCATCCCACGTACCGCTACAAATATTGAAGGCGCCCATGAGTTTATCAATTTCATGCTTGACGCTGAAATCGCAGCCCAAAACGCCGATTACGTCGGATATTCAACACCAAATGTTGCGGCAATGGATTTGATGGATCCGGAAGTAACAGGGGACGAAAGATTTTATCCAGACGAAGAAACGCGTGAACATCTTGAAGTGTATAAAAATCTTGGACTTGAGATGCTCGGGCATTACAATGACTTATTTCTTGAGTTTAAAATGAAAAAATAA
- a CDS encoding ABC transporter permease encodes MEKLNKFPKLYLVLVFIVLYAPIFYLIYYSFNSGSGMSNFESFTLEHYAAVFEDKRLIIILTNTVVIALLSALISTMIGIFGALAIYFMRNKQMRKAVLSLNNVLIVSPDVIIGASFLIFFTMIGVKLGFASVLVAHIAFSIPIVVIMLLPKLHEMSPTLIDAALDLGATKRDVLTRVIIPFIKPGIFAGFFLALTYSLDDFAVTFFVTGNGFSTLSVEIYSMARTGITLTINALSGLIFLVTVLLVVGYYFISSKAKTPLSGVKK; translated from the coding sequence ATGGAAAAATTAAATAAGTTTCCTAAGCTCTACTTGGTTCTTGTGTTTATTGTGCTGTATGCCCCGATCTTTTATTTGATTTACTACTCATTTAACTCAGGCAGCGGGATGTCAAATTTCGAATCATTCACGCTTGAGCATTATGCAGCTGTGTTCGAAGATAAGCGTTTAATCATCATTTTAACCAACACTGTTGTTATTGCGTTGTTATCAGCCCTTATCTCAACAATGATCGGCATTTTTGGGGCGCTTGCCATCTATTTCATGCGCAATAAGCAGATGCGAAAGGCAGTCTTGTCATTAAACAACGTTTTAATCGTCAGTCCAGATGTCATTATTGGAGCATCGTTTCTTATCTTTTTTACGATGATTGGCGTGAAGCTCGGCTTTGCATCCGTGCTTGTAGCACATATTGCCTTTAGCATCCCGATTGTTGTCATTATGCTGTTGCCTAAGCTTCACGAAATGAGCCCGACATTAATCGATGCGGCACTCGATTTGGGAGCGACGAAGCGGGATGTTCTTACTCGGGTGATTATTCCGTTTATTAAACCAGGCATCTTTGCGGGGTTCTTTCTTGCGTTGACATATTCACTTGATGACTTTGCTGTGACATTTTTTGTTACCGGCAATGGATTCTCTACTTTATCCGTCGAAATATATTCAATGGCGCGTACGGGCATCACGTTAACGATTAATGCTTTATCAGGCCTTATCTTCCTCGTAACAGTTCTGCTCGTTGTTGGCTATTACTTTATAAGCAGCAAAGCGAAAACTCCTCTTTCGGGGGTGAAAAAATGA
- a CDS encoding ABC transporter permease has translation MNNKPIRFLYSVPYFIWILLFVIAPIALVVYYSFFDISGDFTFVNYKNFFSPVYLKLAVSSFWYAFLITLFSLLVAYPTAYFLTKTKNKQLWLLLIIIPSWINLLLKTYAFIGIFGLYGPINALFGLFGISEKQILFTDFSFIFVSVYIFIPFMILPIFNSLDKLNPVLLDASRDLGANSWTTFRRVIWPMTMNGVKSGVQVVFIPALSLFMITRLIAGNKVITLGTAIEQHFLVTQNWGMGSTLAVFLTLAMFLIMAITRNEKGAVHNGKIK, from the coding sequence ATGAACAATAAACCGATTCGTTTTCTTTATTCCGTTCCGTATTTCATCTGGATTTTGCTTTTTGTCATTGCTCCCATTGCTCTTGTCGTTTATTATTCTTTCTTTGACATTTCGGGAGATTTCACGTTCGTCAATTATAAAAATTTTTTCTCGCCTGTTTATTTAAAGCTGGCAGTGAGTTCATTTTGGTATGCATTTCTGATTACGTTGTTTTCATTGCTTGTCGCCTATCCCACTGCCTATTTTTTGACAAAAACAAAGAATAAGCAGCTCTGGCTATTGTTAATTATCATCCCATCTTGGATCAATCTATTATTAAAAACGTACGCTTTCATTGGGATTTTTGGGCTGTATGGGCCGATCAATGCGTTGTTTGGGTTGTTTGGAATAAGTGAAAAACAAATATTGTTTACCGATTTTAGCTTTATTTTTGTTTCCGTCTATATTTTTATTCCGTTCATGATTTTGCCTATTTTTAATTCGCTCGATAAATTGAATCCTGTATTGCTCGATGCATCGCGCGATCTCGGTGCAAATTCGTGGACAACATTCCGTAGAGTCATATGGCCAATGACGATGAATGGAGTAAAATCAGGTGTGCAAGTCGTTTTTATCCCGGCTCTGTCTTTGTTTATGATTACCCGCCTTATCGCAGGAAACAAAGTCATCACGCTCGGAACGGCAATCGAACAGCATTTTCTCGTAACCCAGAATTGGGGCATGGGCTCGACACTGGCTGTTTTCTTGACATTGGCTATGTTTCTCATTATGGCAATCACAAGGAACGAGAAGGGAGCGGTACACAATGGAAAAATTAAATAA
- a CDS encoding ABC transporter ATP-binding protein, giving the protein MSEKTIIRFDNVTKHYGDDEPVLKNVSFEIEKGKFYTLLGPSGCGKTTILRLIAGFIAPTEGTIYFNGKEINHVPANERQVNTVFQDYALFPHLNVYENIAFGLRIKKVKTDEMNRRIEEALKFVNLKGYEQREISEMSGGQRQRVAIARAIVNDPEVILLDEPLSALDLKLRTEMQYELRELQQRLGKTFIFVTHDQEEALAMSDEIFVMNEGIIQQSGTPIDIYDEPINRFVADFIGESNIVSGTMIKDYLVEFAGKTFECVDGGFHLNEKVDVVIRPEDLELTTVDKGKLTVTVDTQLFRGVHYELSTYDKDGNEWLVHSTKKAQVGEQVGLDFGPEEIHIMRLNETEEEFDARLEAYGVWNNEQ; this is encoded by the coding sequence ATGTCGGAAAAGACAATCATTCGTTTTGACAACGTGACAAAACATTATGGCGACGATGAGCCTGTTTTGAAAAATGTCAGCTTTGAAATTGAAAAAGGAAAATTTTATACACTGCTTGGACCGTCAGGATGCGGAAAAACAACCATTCTTCGCTTGATTGCCGGATTTATTGCACCGACTGAAGGAACGATTTATTTCAATGGGAAAGAAATCAATCATGTACCTGCAAATGAGCGGCAAGTAAACACTGTTTTTCAAGATTATGCCCTTTTTCCGCACTTAAATGTTTACGAAAATATTGCATTTGGCCTTCGAATTAAAAAAGTAAAGACAGACGAAATGAATCGCCGGATAGAGGAAGCTTTGAAATTCGTCAATCTTAAAGGATATGAACAGCGCGAGATTTCGGAAATGTCAGGGGGACAGCGGCAACGCGTGGCAATTGCTCGCGCAATCGTTAACGATCCTGAAGTTATTTTGCTTGATGAGCCTCTTTCAGCCCTTGACTTAAAATTGCGGACTGAAATGCAATATGAGCTTCGAGAATTGCAGCAGCGCCTTGGAAAAACCTTTATTTTTGTTACGCATGATCAAGAAGAGGCACTTGCCATGTCAGATGAAATTTTCGTGATGAACGAAGGAATCATTCAGCAATCTGGCACGCCAATCGATATTTATGATGAGCCGATTAACCGTTTTGTCGCTGATTTTATTGGCGAGTCAAATATTGTTTCAGGTACGATGATCAAAGACTACCTTGTTGAATTTGCTGGCAAAACATTTGAATGTGTTGACGGGGGATTTCACCTAAATGAGAAAGTCGATGTTGTCATCCGGCCCGAGGATTTGGAACTCACGACGGTGGATAAAGGGAAATTGACTGTTACGGTTGATACACAATTGTTCCGCGGTGTGCACTACGAATTGTCGACCTATGACAAAGATGGGAATGAATGGCTTGTCCATTCAACGAAAAAGGCGCAAGTCGGCGAACAAGTTGGGCTTGATTTCGGTCCTGAAGAGATCCATATTATGCGGCTAAACGAGACCGAAGAAGAGTTTGACGCCAGATTGGAAGCCTATGGGGTATGGAACAATGAACAATAA
- a CDS encoding helix-turn-helix domain-containing protein: MDIGKKIKRLRLKKGLTQEELGERTDLSKGYISQLERDLSSPSIDTLFSILEVLGCPPKEFFDDGEREQKVVYGEDDRTSFVDEEKGYHIEWLVPESNENEMEPILLTFQQYGEFKRFEPSLSETFAYVLKGRIAVHLGKHHYFAKAGESIYFHASDDHQIVNGNDGVSQLLLVATDSYL, encoded by the coding sequence ATGGATATTGGGAAAAAAATTAAACGATTAAGGCTAAAAAAAGGGTTAACGCAAGAAGAGTTGGGGGAACGGACTGATCTAAGCAAAGGGTATATTTCCCAGCTTGAACGCGATTTAAGTTCACCATCCATTGATACGCTGTTCAGCATCCTTGAAGTTCTCGGCTGCCCCCCGAAAGAATTTTTTGATGATGGCGAGCGGGAACAAAAGGTCGTGTATGGAGAGGACGATCGAACAAGTTTTGTTGATGAAGAGAAAGGCTATCATATCGAATGGCTCGTTCCGGAATCGAATGAAAATGAGATGGAGCCCATTTTGCTTACTTTTCAGCAATACGGGGAGTTTAAAAGGTTTGAACCGTCTTTGTCTGAAACGTTTGCGTATGTACTAAAAGGGCGCATCGCTGTCCATCTTGGCAAACATCATTATTTTGCAAAAGCAGGGGAGTCCATTTATTTTCATGCATCTGATGATCATCAAATTGTGAACGGCAATGACGGTGTCTCACAGCTCCTGCTCGTTGCAACGGATTCATATTTATAA
- a CDS encoding type II toxin-antitoxin system PemK/MazF family toxin, with amino-acid sequence MISKVKQGDVWLADVVFKGTRQTKQRPVIIVGNELALDVDVIIAPVTSQQPRNKFDVVLEYWEEAGLLKPSTARTSKIISIHGSELKRHLGVLHNHDLERVLHMCRNLF; translated from the coding sequence ATGATAAGTAAGGTGAAGCAGGGCGATGTTTGGTTGGCAGATGTTGTTTTTAAGGGAACTCGTCAAACCAAACAACGCCCTGTTATTATTGTAGGCAATGAATTAGCATTAGACGTTGATGTAATTATTGCTCCTGTGACTAGCCAGCAGCCAAGGAATAAATTTGATGTTGTATTAGAATATTGGGAAGAGGCAGGACTGTTAAAGCCGTCTACAGCACGTACATCAAAAATTATCTCTATACATGGGTCTGAACTGAAACGCCATTTAGGCGTACTGCATAATCATGATCTTGAAAGAGTATTACATATGTGTAGAAATTTATTTTAG
- a CDS encoding type II CAAX prenyl endopeptidase Rce1 family protein, giving the protein MANYSLFYTSGAIIYAVPFFFWGLGAGIIYHKQRRLMPLIVAHYFTNLIFGIFPLLFLFVFN; this is encoded by the coding sequence GTGGCCAATTATTCTCTCTTTTATACGTCTGGAGCAATCATTTATGCAGTTCCTTTCTTTTTTTGGGGACTTGGGGCAGGTATCATTTACCATAAGCAAAGAAGATTGATGCCGCTCATTGTAGCTCATTATTTTACAAATTTGATTTTTGGCATTTTTCCATTGCTCTTTCTTTTTGTTTTTAATTAG